From the genome of Lotus japonicus ecotype B-129 chromosome 6, LjGifu_v1.2, one region includes:
- the LOC130723427 gene encoding hydroxycinnamoyl-CoA:piscidic acid hydroxycinnamoyltransferase-like — translation MVTISASHTVPPNQPTPHCHLWLSDMDQVSRQRHTPLVYIYKAKHDQYCIERMKDSLSKILVHYYPVAGRFSFTENGRMEINCNAKGVILLEAETEKTMADFGDFSPSDSTKELVPTIDYNHPIEELPLLAVQLTRFNGGEGGLAVGVAWVHTLSDGLGCTRFFNSWAKIARGDTLEPHEMPFLDRTLLKFSHTPLAPRFEHKELKPLPLILGSSDDCSAKKSKKVTTALFRLTSEQVEKLKKEANGDIPEGSRPYSRFEVIGAHIWRCASKAGAFDQNQPSVIRFNAENRGRMVPPLPRNYFGNALTQTAATGYVGEITSKPLSHVAQKIREAVEVVNDEYIRSQIDVIRCQKHLDDATALFSPFSGNQNPNLLFTSWMSMPMYEADFGKGKPVYFGLAYVSSHDRAYIFLSPDGDGSVIVSMFFQMSNMQLFKEFFYADISTFGGTTLPSRL, via the coding sequence ATGGTAACCATTTCGGCTTCTCACACTGTCCCTCCGAATCAACCAACTCCACACTGTCATTTATGGCTGTCCGATATGGACCAAGTGTCGCGTCAACGCCACACACCCCTTGTCTACATCTACAAAGCAAAACACGACCAGTATTGCATAGAGAGGATGAAGGACTCTCTTAGCAAGATTCTAGTTCACTACTATCCTGTTGCTGGCCGTTTTAGCTTCACTGAAAATGGTCGAATGGAAATCAATTGTAACGCCAAAGGGGTCATCTTGCTTGAAGCCGAAACAGAAAAAACAATGGCTGATTTTGGAGACTTTTCACCCTCTGACTCCACCAAGGAACTTGTTCCAACAATTGATTACAACCATCCTATTGAGGAGCTTCCACTGTTAGCAGTGCAGCTCACAAGATTCAATGGTGGTGAAGGGGGCCTTGCTGTTGGGGTTGCTTGGGTCCACACTTTGTCTGATGGGCTTGGTTGCACCCGTTTCTTCAATTCATGGGCGAAGATAGCACGAGGGGACACACTCGAGCCCCATGAAATGCCCTTTTTAGATCGAACATTACTCAAATTCTCACACACCCCTTTGGCACCACGTTTTGAACACAAAGAGTTGAAACCTCTGCCACTTATTCTAGGAAGCTCTGATGATTGCAGTGCTAAAAAGAGTAAAAAAGTAACAACTGCATTGTTTAGACTCACGTCAGAACAAGTTGAGAAGCTGAAGAAGGAGGCGAATGGTGATATTCCAGAAGGGTCAAGACCTTATAGCAGATTTGAAGTTATTGGTGCGCATATATGGAGATGTGCATCCAAGGCTGGTGCGTTTGATCAAAATCAACCAAGTGTGATTCGATTCAATGCTGAAAATCGTGGTAGAATGGTTCCACCCCTACCTAGAAATTATTTTGGGAACGCTCTAACACAAACAGCAGCAACAGGTTATGTTGGGGAAATCACATCAAAGCCGTTGAGCCATGTTGCACAGAAGATAAGGGAAGCAGTTGAGGTGGTGAATGATGAGTACATAAGGTCACAGATTGATGTTATAAGGTGTCAGAAGCATTTGGATGATGCAACGGCTTTGTTTTCTCCATTTAGTGGGAATCAAAATCCTAATCTTCTTTTCACAAGCTGGATGAGCATGCCGATGTATGAAGCTGATTTTGGAAAGGGAAAACCTGTATACTTTGGCCTAGCATATGTGTCCTCTCATGATAGGGCATACATTTTTCTTAGTCCAGATGGGGATGGCTCTGTAATTGTGTCGATGTTCTTCCAAATGTCAAACATGCAACTTTTCAAGGAATTCTTCTACGCTGATATATCCACCTTTGGTGGAACCACACTACCGTCTAGGCTATGA